One genomic region from Sphingobacterium sp. UGAL515B_05 encodes:
- a CDS encoding LLM class flavin-dependent oxidoreductase, with amino-acid sequence MDKIALSALDLAPIKKGENTASALARTVKIAQHIEKLDFKRIWVAEHHNMEYIASSATSLLIQHIASNTNHIRVGSGGIMLPNHAPLVIAEQFGTLETLFPGRIDLGLGRAPGTDQLTAMALRRNNLNTAFQFPQEVKDLQRYFSAENFDAKVRAFPGEGLDIPLYILGSSTDSAYLAASLGLPYAFATHFAPAQFASASMIYHQNFVPSDVLEKPYFISCVNVIAADSTDEAEFLATSFYNLFAGIVTNTRRPLSEPTQEVIYKGIPAIEQAVKSMASCAFIGDGAKIRPEIEKFVKDHKVDEIMATSYIFDDDKCCNSFSLLKDALA; translated from the coding sequence ATGGATAAAATAGCATTATCAGCATTGGATTTGGCTCCTATCAAAAAAGGAGAAAATACTGCGAGTGCCCTAGCACGTACCGTTAAAATCGCACAACATATAGAAAAACTGGATTTTAAAAGGATTTGGGTTGCTGAACATCATAACATGGAATATATTGCCAGCTCCGCAACATCCCTCCTTATACAGCATATTGCATCAAATACCAACCATATCCGCGTAGGATCGGGAGGAATTATGCTACCCAATCATGCTCCTCTAGTTATTGCAGAACAGTTTGGTACATTGGAGACATTATTTCCGGGACGTATTGACCTGGGTTTGGGCCGCGCTCCCGGCACAGACCAATTGACGGCAATGGCATTGCGCAGAAATAACCTGAATACCGCATTTCAATTTCCTCAAGAAGTGAAAGACTTGCAACGATATTTCAGTGCCGAAAACTTTGACGCAAAAGTTCGCGCCTTTCCTGGCGAAGGTTTGGATATTCCACTTTACATTTTGGGCTCGAGCACTGATAGCGCCTATTTGGCAGCTAGCCTAGGCCTTCCTTATGCCTTTGCGACACATTTTGCACCCGCGCAATTTGCTTCGGCGAGTATGATCTATCATCAGAATTTCGTGCCATCTGACGTGTTGGAAAAACCTTACTTCATCTCCTGTGTCAATGTTATAGCGGCAGACAGTACTGACGAAGCGGAATTTTTAGCAACAAGTTTCTATAATCTATTTGCCGGCATTGTAACAAATACAAGAAGACCGCTGTCAGAACCCACACAAGAAGTAATTTACAAAGGTATCCCAGCAATAGAGCAAGCTGTAAAAAGCATGGCTTCATGTGCTTTCATTGGTGACGGAGCTAAAATACGTCCAGAAATAGAGAAATTTGTAAAAGATCATAAAGTAGATGAGATTATGGCTACTTCTTACATTTTTGACGATGACAAATGCTGCAATTCATTTTCATTGCTAAAAGATGCGCTCGCCTAA
- a CDS encoding DUF1345 domain-containing protein — MARINLYLHRMKSIDRALLSVCMFLLIYLISPIRSLPLLNLMLCWFGFCVSYIVISWFTFYTMPIATIAKKAQQEDGSRLFVSLFIILVTLGCFVSVLMIIVSSKDRELNDAYIIIICMLAMLASWVLVHTIYTFHYARLYYENKSNGDGLEFPGDDKPDYIDFAYFSFVMGCTFQVSDVGISSKKIRRVALFHGLLSFALNTFVVALTINIISGLIN; from the coding sequence ATGGCGAGAATTAACCTCTACCTACATCGGATGAAATCCATTGACCGGGCTTTGCTTTCAGTTTGCATGTTTCTCCTGATCTATCTTATATCGCCCATTCGATCCCTTCCCCTGTTGAACCTAATGTTATGCTGGTTTGGTTTTTGTGTCTCCTACATTGTTATATCTTGGTTTACTTTTTATACAATGCCTATTGCCACTATCGCAAAAAAGGCACAGCAAGAAGATGGCAGTCGCCTCTTCGTCTCCCTATTTATCATCCTAGTGACACTCGGATGTTTTGTTTCGGTCCTCATGATTATTGTATCCAGTAAGGACAGAGAGCTGAACGATGCTTATATCATTATCATCTGCATGCTAGCCATGCTGGCCTCCTGGGTATTGGTTCATACCATCTACACCTTTCATTATGCACGCCTATATTACGAAAATAAGTCAAATGGAGATGGCTTAGAGTTTCCAGGAGATGACAAACCCGATTACATCGATTTTGCCTATTTTTCATTTGTTATGGGATGCACATTCCAGGTATCCGATGTTGGTATCTCTTCCAAAAAGATACGACGGGTCGCACTATTTCATGGACTCCTCTCCTTTGCCTTAAATACATTTGTCGTAGCATTGACAATTAACATTATTTCGGGCTTAATCAATTGA
- a CDS encoding c-type cytochrome, with amino-acid sequence MKQFNKLAAIASVFAITLALSAFSFQQEKPKEEPKPTNLKVLPKNISHDELISTMKEFNVALGVKCGFCHAPSKEDPKKMDFASDENHKKEIGRAMIKMTQKINKKYFNRSWDNTPAKAISCKTCHGGKEEPEMVLAKN; translated from the coding sequence ATGAAACAATTCAATAAATTAGCTGCAATTGCATCCGTGTTTGCGATTACCCTTGCATTGAGCGCATTCAGCTTTCAGCAAGAAAAACCCAAGGAAGAACCTAAACCAACCAATTTAAAAGTTCTTCCGAAAAACATTTCCCATGATGAGTTGATTTCCACAATGAAGGAGTTCAATGTTGCTTTGGGTGTAAAATGCGGTTTTTGTCATGCCCCATCTAAAGAAGATCCTAAAAAGATGGATTTTGCAAGCGATGAGAATCACAAAAAGGAAATTGGTCGGGCTATGATCAAAATGACCCAGAAGATCAACAAAAAATATTTTAATCGTAGCTGGGATAATACACCAGCCAAAGCAATTTCCTGCAAAACCTGTCATGGAGGAAAAGAAGAACCGGAAATGGTCTTAGCGAAAAACTAA